DNA from Flavobacteriales bacterium:
CCGTGCGATATGGCACCTGCCTGAGCTGCGCATGCTTTCCGACCGCGATGCTCAAGAGCTACCTGTGCCCGATGATGCTGGTCGCCTGCCCTACGCCGTGGAGGTGCTCCAGCATGTCCAAGCGGAAGAGAGCACGGTCGTCGATCAAGAGCGCATGGTCGTGATCGTCCACGCGACCGATGAGGATGAGGCTAAGCGCATCGCGCTGGCTGAATGCAGCACCATGCCCGCACACTTCATGGGTGGTGACTACCGCATCCACCGCCGCTGGTGGACCGCTGAGCGCGCCATCCTCAACACCCTCTACGACGAGCGCACGCGTCACGGAGAAGCGATCGTCGTTGATCAGTGGAGCCAATCGAAGCTGAAAGACCAACTGAATTGGCGGCCAGATGCCAGCGTTGAACACGTGGCGTATGGAAGCCCGAAACAACGGCCGAGTACATGGGAATGGATGATCGCAGCGCCTTGATCGAAGCACTCAGATTCAGCTATGAATCTGAGTATTGCCGTAGCGGTGCACCAGATTGGGCTTTCCAAGGTGTCGCACCAGCGATTCCATACATCGGTGAGCGCTTCCTTGAATCTCCTATAAAGGCATTGATCTATGCCAGTGCGGAGAATCTCGCCAGTGACACTGGGCATCTAGAAGGACTTCGTACGCAAGATGTGAGGCAGCAAATGGTACGCTCATATGGACTGAAGCCACGGGCGAATCAAGACCAGAACGTGCATATCGAGCCCATCAACAATGGTGCGCTGCTCAAGGTGGCTCGCCATATTCTGTCCTACCACCCGAGCGATGAAGCGCTCTTAAAGCATTCATCGAAGTTTTTTCTTGAACAAGTAGCGGTCGCTAATCCAGGCAAGTTCAGCATCGACCCATCGAAGCACAAACAGAAGGTTAACCTGGACTACGCAAGGGACTGGAAGAAATTCAAGGACCAGATCGCCTACGTTCAGGCAGACTTGGAGCACCTAACACCTCATTGGCTGATCCTTCCAGCAACTATCCATCGCTCACTCGTTCGAGCCGGGCTGAAGTCTGCTCTTGAACGCATTCCAACCATCGTATCCATCCAACAAGTTCAACAACGAGCTATCGTCCGGAAGCATGGGAATAGAGTTCCCAAAGACGACACCATAGAGTTGCCCGGTGGGTACGGAGACTGGAAGGCCCCTCACTATTCCAACACATACATCCGTTGGATGATTGAGAATGCTGGCAGATTCGCCATGCAAGAGAAAGGCCGAATAACTCTATAGCGCAATGTTAACTACATCCTCCACGCCGCGGTCGTGCCCCAGAGCCTGCCCCGGCCTTGAGCCGGGGTGGATCACCTCGGCGCCGGTGCTCTGGATGATCCGCCGCATGATGTTGATGGCGGCATCGTGGCCATCGAACAACGAGGCGGCAGTGACGACACGGATCTTGTGTTTCGGGACGTAGGGCGGGGCTTGGACGAAGGTGGACATGCGTGAACGCCGGAGGACTGATCGCGGCTTGCCGCGAAGGTACCGGTGGAACACCGTTCCTCAAATCATCAGTAGAAGGCCACGGGAGTAGGCGTAGGTTAGTCATATGCAAGTACGCAACGCCCTCCTCTCCGGTTTCCTGCCTGCCACTCTTTCTGCGCAGAACTGGTGCGCACCCGGTGCGACTTGGAATTACGCCACGCAAGCCTCTTGGGGCGAGGGATGCTATGAGCACTTGTACGTCGGCGCCACGTTGCTAGGTGGGGTTATCGGTCAGAACATCTTCACAGCATCGAACTTCTACTACGTGGACCTTGGGGCCGTGGTGTATGAGCCCCCTCATTACTACATCACTACGCGATGGCAGGACGATATCGCATGGTGGTGGGTGCCGGACCTCATGGACTGGGACACCTTGTACAATTTCGGCGCGGTACCAGGGGACAAATGGCTCCCTCCGAACTTCGTGGGCCTGTGCCCGCCCTACGAGTGGATCGAGGTTGTCGATACCGGATCCGTCCTCGTCTCGGGTGTCTCGCTGCACTACCTCGACATCATGCAGGCCGGTACGGAGGACACCGTGTACAGCCGCATCACCGAACGGTTCGGCTGGGAGTGGGAGATCAACATTTGGCCACCGTGCGTGGGCCCACCCGAGATCATCTCGGGCCTGATCTCTTATAGCGACGATGAGATCAGTTGGACGAACCCCGCGTGGACCGAAGGGTGCTTCGGTGTTGTTGGTATCGAGGAGCAAAGCAGTTCGGGGATCCGCCTCTTCCCCAACCCCGGCAACACCCAATTCACCCTAGACCTCCCAGCCGGCCCGCACACCATCACCCTCTTCGATGCCACGGGCCGCCTAGTGCTGCAGCAACGCACCACCGACACCCGGCCGGTGGTCGGCACGGAAGTGCTGCCCGCAGGGCTTTACCGCATCAGTGTGAGCGATGAATGCGGCATGGTGACGGGCGCGATGTGGGTGAAAGCGGACTAATGGCTGATGGGACTGCACAGGCAGCATTCCATCCAACCACCCCGTCTCCTGCCTACATTCGCTCATCATGCGCGCTGCACTCTTCTCCCTGGCCCTACTGCCCGTGCTTGCCGCCGCACAGAGCTGGTGCCCGCCGGGGGCCAGGTGGACCTTCCGTTACTTGGACCAAGCCTTCGGAGGCGGACAAGGCGTGACCCGTGTGGTCTACGAAGGAGACACGCTGGTCGGTGGTTTCACTGCCCAGAAGCTGCGAGAGACGGATGTGACCGCTCCGTGGGGCTCGACCAACTACGCATCATCCACGTACTCGGCCCCCATACTGACCAGATCCGCCGATGGCATCGTGTATGTCTGGGACGGGAGCAATGCCTTCGATACCTTGATGTGGTTCAGCGCCGCGCCCGCTCAGTACTGGGCAAGCCCTGGCTTGGACAACGACCCCTACAACCGGATCACCGTCCTCGATACCTCCACCGTCGTGATCGGGGGTACGCCGTTGCGACAACTCATCGTGCAACGCGGTGACTGGGATTGGATGCCTCCTGACACGCTGCGGGAGCGCATCGGCTTCCACTTCAACTATTTGAACGGATGGTCGTGGTTTCTCACCGACCAGCCTTGGAGCGGGCTCATGTGCTACAGCGATCAGAGTATCGACTTTGTGGTACCGGGTATTACGGACTGCGGCTTCACGCTAAGCGTGAACGAGCTTTCATCGGAGGATCACCTCGGGATGTTCCCCAACCCCGGCACCACCCACTTCACCCTTGACCTCCCACCCGGCCCGCACACCCTCACCATCTTCGATGCTACAGGCCACATGGTCCTGCAACAGCGCACCTCCGATGCCCGGCCGGTGATTGCCACGGAAGCGCTGCCCGCCGGGCTGTACCGCATCACCGTGCGCGATGAACAGGGAGCAGTGGCGAGTGCGACGTGGGTGAAGGAATAGGCTAGCCCTTCGCCAGCGCCTTGATGTCCTTCACCTCCACCACGTTCTTCGGATAGCCCTTCTCGACGGCGTGGATCATGGCCAAGCCCACCTGCTTCATGCTGCAGGTCACCCAGGGCATCACCAGACCGAAGACCGGTACTAGTGCGCGCATCCACCACTTCGGGTTCTTCATGCCGGGGCTCAACGTCATGATGCCCGGACGGAAGTTGAACTGCTGCCGGAACCCGAGCCGCGAAAGTTCGTTCTCGGTGCGTCCCTTCACCCGCGCCCACATCAGGCGTCCTTTCTCCGTGCTGTCCGTGCCGCTGCCGGAAACGTAGATGAAGGTGGCCTGGGGTGAACCCGCGCGCACGGCCTTCGCGAAGGCCATGGTGGTATCGTAGGTGGCGCGCGTGTAGTCCGCCTCGTTCATGCCCACCGAACTGATGCCCGCGCAGAAGAAGCAGCCATCGTAGCCGATGAACCGGTCCTTCACCGATTCCAACTTGAGGAAATCGGGCACCAGCAGCTCGGTCAACTTCGCATGGCTGCGACCGCAGCTCCGGCGTCCAACCACGAGCACTTCCTCCACGACGGAGTTCCCGAGGCATTCGAGCAGCACCCCTTCACCCACATAACCGGTGGCACCAGTAAGGATGATCTTCATTCCCATGGGACGAAGGTACCTTTGAGGTATGCCCAAGGATATCCGCATCCGCCTGCGCCACTTGAAGCTCGAGGATTTCCAGAACCTGCGCGAGGCCATGGTGCAGGCCTATCCGGACATGGCCGGCGCCATCTGGCGGGAGGACCACATCCGCACCCTCATCGCCCGCTTCCCCGAAGGGCAGTTCTGCGTCACGGTGAACGGCAAGGTGGTGGCTTCCGCGCTATCCATCATCGTCGACTATGACCTCTATGGTGACAACCATACCTACCGCCAGATCACGGGGAACTACACGTTCAGCACCCACGACCCGTCGGGCGATGTGCTTTACGGCATCGATGTGTTCGTGCACCCCGAGTACCGCGGCATGCGACTGGCGCGGCGGCTGTACGAGGCCCGGAAGGTGCTGTGCGAGCGCCTCAACCTGAAGGCGATCGTCGCGGGCGGGCGTATCCCCAACTACGCCAAGTACGCGGATGAGCTGAGTCCGCGGGCCTACATCGAGAAAGTGCGCCTCAAGGAGATCTACGACCCTACCCTCTCCTTTCAGCTCAGCAACGATTTCCACGTGCTGAAGGTGATGAAGGGCTATCTGGAGGGCGACAGCAGCTCACGTGAGTATGCCACCCTCCTCGAATGGAACAACATCTACCATGACCAGCGGCCCAAGATCGCCGGCCGGGCCAATGAGGTGGTGCGGCTGGGACTGGTGCAATGGCAGATGAGGCCCATGACCAACCTCGGCGCCCTATGCGACCAGGTGGAGTTCTTCGTGGATGCCATCAGCAGCTACCAGGCGGATTTCTGCCTCTTCCCGGAGCTCTTCAATGCACCCCTGCTCGCCGAGTTCAACGACCTCGACGAGGCCTCGGCCATGCGCGGACTGGCGCGGTACACCGAACCGCTGCGCGACAAGTTCATCGACTACGCCATCCGGTACAATGTGAACATCATCACCGGCTCCATGCCCCTGCTTGATGGAGACCACCTGAAGAACGTGGGCTACCTCTGCCGGCGCGATGGAACCTGGGAGAAGTTCGAGAAGGTGCACATCACCCCGAACGAGGTGCAGTATTGGGGCATGACGGGCGGCGATGAGGTGAGGGTCTTCGATACGGATTGCGGCAAGGTGGGCATCCTCATCTGCTACGATGTGGAGTTCCCCGAACTCTCGCGCCTGCTGGCCCTGCAGGGCATGCAGATCCTCTTCGTGCCCTTCCTCACCGACACGCAGAACGGGTATATGCGCGTGCGACGGTGTGCGCAGGCCCGCGCCATCGAGAACGAGTGCTACGTGGCCATCGCCGGCAGCGTGGGCAACCTGCCGAAGGTGGAGAACATGGACATCCAGTTCGCCCAGAGCGCCGTGTTCACCCCCAGCGATTTCGCCTTCCCCACCAACGGCATCAAGAGCGAGGCCACCCCGAACACGGAGATGACCCTCATCGTGGATGTGGACCGCGACCTGCTGAAGGAGCTCAATGCCCATGGCAGCGTGCGCATCATGCGCGACCGCCGCACTGATCTCTACGACCTGAAGCTGCTGAAGAACCCACCGGCGATCGCAAGACCCGGCAAGGATGACCGTTCAATTCGGTCCGGTATCAGAAAGTAGTCAGCCCATCGTTACTTGCTCCATCCGATCGCATTGAGCGTTCACATGATCCGATCGGTACTCTTCTGCCTGTTCTGGCTGACGGTGAAGTTCAGTACGTTGGCCTGCACCGCCTTCAAGGTCTCCCACGAGAGCCGCACCTTCATCGGCTGCAACGAGGATTCGTGGAGCATCAACGCCAACGTGCGTTTCGAGCAGGGCCGGGATGGCGGCTACGGCACCCTCTACTTCGCGAACTACAACGGCCACCCCACGCGCGCCATGGCCGACCAGCTGGGCATGAACGAGGCCGGGCTGGCGTTCGATATCCTGATCGTGGAATACGGACCGGTGAAGCGGCGCACCAATATGCCCACGGTGGAGACCCCCGATGCCATCCGCCACATCATGCGCAGCTGCGCCACGGTGAAGGAGGTGGAAGCCTACCTGCGCACCGTGAACACGGGGCCGGCAGTCGGTCAGCTCTTCTTCTGCGATGCGCAAGGCGCTTACCTGGTGCTGGAGCCGGATACGCTATTCACCGGCAACGACCCGTGGTTCGCGCTCGGCAACTGGCGCATGAGCCGGTGCAGCGATCCCGGCACCATTCCGATCGCGCGCCTCCAGGCCGGCCGGCAGGTGCTGATGAACGGGGGCGGCACATCCTGGGAAGGCGCGGAGAACGTCCTCTACACCATGACCGCGTGCCGATCGAAGATGGGGGAAGGCACTCTGTACAGCGTGCTGTTCGATCCTGCCGAAAAGAGGGCCCACCTCTACTTCTACCACGACTTCAGCGAGCGTGTCACCTTCGACCTGAAGGAGGAACTGGCCAAGGGCGACCGTCGCGTGGACATGGCCTCGCTCTTCGGGCCGCGTCCCGAATATGATCGGCTGAAAAGCCACCTCACGCCCTTCCACCAGCGTTGGCTGTTCTGGGCCTTGCTGGCAATGGCCGCTGTGGCGGTCATTGTGGGCGCGGTGAACCTGGTGCAGCTCATCGGCCGAAGCGTGGCCAAGGTCCGAGGGCGGAGCGCCCGTTCGCTGATCACGCCCATCCTTTCAGGACTTGCCAACGCGACGGTGATCGGCCTGATCGGCGTGCTGCTGATGCAGGAAGGGGTGTACTACTTCGGGCTGGGCAGCGTGCTATCCGCGCTTGCGTGGGTACCGCTCCTCTTCATCACACTCAGCGGTCTTCACTTGTGGCGGACGAAGAGAACCAACGAGGCGGCGTGGCTGCGCATTGCGGCGATCATGATCATCTCGCCGATGACTGCCGCGCTCGCCTGCTGGGGCATGCTGCTTCCATGAGGAACACCGTTCCAAGGGCGCAGCAGCACTCAAGCGGCCGGACCCTTGGCTACCCTGCCCTGCGGAACACCAGCCCCAGCCATCCACGGTCCACGCGGATCTCCTGCAGCACGCCGTCGCGGTACACGTAGTGGTTCTTCTCCTTGTTGGGAAGCCGCAGGATGTACTCGCCCGGCGCGATGCGCTCCACGGGGCACTCGGACAGCTCGCTCTCCACGAAGACGCTGTCCTGGCCAAGCGGCTCCTCATAGTATAGCCGAGTGGTGGTCCACGGATTGGCCGGCAGCGCCGCGCTGTACACCTTGTCAGGGTGCACCACATAGAGCCCGCGCCCTCCGATGGCGCGGAGTGCGCTGCTGTCCCTCAGGGTCGCGCCATCCCGCACGATGGTATGGCAGCCGGTCACCCGCCCATCCACGTAGAGCGTGCGCACCACCGTGTTCACCTCGCGCTTCCACAGGAAGGTGAAGTTGGAGCGTGATGTCATCGAGTAGGTCACGCTATCGCCCCGGGCCACGCGCAGCACGTTGATGGTACCCAGTTTCTTCCCGTTATGCAGGATGTGGAAGAAGCCATCCTGGGCCGTGCATGCGCCGGCCACGAGGAGCAGGCAAACGGAAAGCACGCGCATCATCGGCGGGGAGGCGAGCTAAATATAGGCGTCCGCTACCGAATGCCCTCGTCGGGGAACACGAATCGGCTGGGGCCGCCCAAGGGATCCTTCTCCTCCTTCGGCTTGGCGAATACACGCTGCGAAAGGACCAGCGCGAGCACGCCGATCAGCGCCGTGAGCGCGCTTCCTGCGATGAGCCACGGATCGCCCTGGCCCTTGGCCACGGCCTTCAAGGCGCCCAACAGGCCCGATGCACCCAGCAGGTTGCCCCAGCCCACCCACTCGATCACCTGGCCCTGCCAACGGTAGATGCTCCAGCCCACGAGCAAGGAGGCGATGGGCACCAGGCTCAGGTAGGCCGTGGCCTGATCCATGCGGATCGCATCCTGCAGCACGGGCCGCAGCACGCGCACGGCTGCCGATGCGGCGATTGCCGCCATCAGGGCCATGTGCACGGTGCGGTACCGCTCGCGCGCCTGCTGCGATGGCCTGTAGCGCAGCAGTTCCGCGATCCGCTTCGGCCTGGCTTCGGGATGCTCCATCACCAGGGTCTCGAATACGGCCTGCTTGGACATGCCGAAGCCCAGCAGCTCCTTCGCCTTCGCTCGGATGGCCTTGCTCATGGATGCGGCGAAGGTCGGTGGCAGAAGCCTGCACGGGCCGCCGCCGGTTGAGCGCGGCGGCCGTTCATCCATGCTCCGAGGGTTACCTTGGTGGCATCATGCGGCCCGGCCCATTGCTCCTGATCGCCCCGTGCATCCTCGTCTCGCCATGCGCCATCGGCCAGGATTACTCAACGCCTGACCAGTACGGCTTCACCGTGGAGAGCGACCTGGTGTACGGCATCGCCGCCAACTACCTGGGCGTCGCTGACACGCTGCGGCTCGACATCTACAAGCCCATCGGCAATCCCGACACGCAGCGCCCCCTGGTGGTCTGCGCCCATGGAGGAAGCTGGCTCGCCGGGTGCAAGGACGAACCCAACGGGATCGTGCAGCTGGCCCAGCAGTTCGTGAAGCGCGGCTATGTGGTGGCCAGCATCAACTACCGCCTCGGCTGGCACAAGGACGATTACGTGAGC
Protein-coding regions in this window:
- a CDS encoding T9SS type A sorting domain-containing protein; the encoded protein is MQVRNALLSGFLPATLSAQNWCAPGATWNYATQASWGEGCYEHLYVGATLLGGVIGQNIFTASNFYYVDLGAVVYEPPHYYITTRWQDDIAWWWVPDLMDWDTLYNFGAVPGDKWLPPNFVGLCPPYEWIEVVDTGSVLVSGVSLHYLDIMQAGTEDTVYSRITERFGWEWEINIWPPCVGPPEIISGLISYSDDEISWTNPAWTEGCFGVVGIEEQSSSGIRLFPNPGNTQFTLDLPAGPHTITLFDATGRLVLQQRTTDTRPVVGTEVLPAGLYRISVSDECGMVTGAMWVKAD
- a CDS encoding T9SS type A sorting domain-containing protein; its protein translation is MRAALFSLALLPVLAAAQSWCPPGARWTFRYLDQAFGGGQGVTRVVYEGDTLVGGFTAQKLRETDVTAPWGSTNYASSTYSAPILTRSADGIVYVWDGSNAFDTLMWFSAAPAQYWASPGLDNDPYNRITVLDTSTVVIGGTPLRQLIVQRGDWDWMPPDTLRERIGFHFNYLNGWSWFLTDQPWSGLMCYSDQSIDFVVPGITDCGFTLSVNELSSEDHLGMFPNPGTTHFTLDLPPGPHTLTIFDATGHMVLQQRTSDARPVIATEALPAGLYRITVRDEQGAVASATWVKE
- a CDS encoding NAD-dependent epimerase/dehydratase family protein; translation: MKIILTGATGYVGEGVLLECLGNSVVEEVLVVGRRSCGRSHAKLTELLVPDFLKLESVKDRFIGYDGCFFCAGISSVGMNEADYTRATYDTTMAFAKAVRAGSPQATFIYVSGSGTDSTEKGRLMWARVKGRTENELSRLGFRQQFNFRPGIMTLSPGMKNPKWWMRALVPVFGLVMPWVTCSMKQVGLAMIHAVEKGYPKNVVEVKDIKALAKG
- a CDS encoding bifunctional GNAT family N-acetyltransferase/carbon-nitrogen hydrolase family protein: MPKDIRIRLRHLKLEDFQNLREAMVQAYPDMAGAIWREDHIRTLIARFPEGQFCVTVNGKVVASALSIIVDYDLYGDNHTYRQITGNYTFSTHDPSGDVLYGIDVFVHPEYRGMRLARRLYEARKVLCERLNLKAIVAGGRIPNYAKYADELSPRAYIEKVRLKEIYDPTLSFQLSNDFHVLKVMKGYLEGDSSSREYATLLEWNNIYHDQRPKIAGRANEVVRLGLVQWQMRPMTNLGALCDQVEFFVDAISSYQADFCLFPELFNAPLLAEFNDLDEASAMRGLARYTEPLRDKFIDYAIRYNVNIITGSMPLLDGDHLKNVGYLCRRDGTWEKFEKVHITPNEVQYWGMTGGDEVRVFDTDCGKVGILICYDVEFPELSRLLALQGMQILFVPFLTDTQNGYMRVRRCAQARAIENECYVAIAGSVGNLPKVENMDIQFAQSAVFTPSDFAFPTNGIKSEATPNTEMTLIVDVDRDLLKELNAHGSVRIMRDRRTDLYDLKLLKNPPAIARPGKDDRSIRSGIRK